A region of the Curtobacterium flaccumfaciens pv. betae genome:
GCCTGCACGTCATCGGCTTCTACTGGGGCGACGTGTCCCTGTCGAACACGCTGTTCCGTCGCGACGCCGGAGCCTTCGCCGCGTACCTGGTCGACGCCGAGACCGGCAAGCTCTACCCCGGCGGGCTGTCGAACGGCCAGCGCGAGAACGACCTCGAGGTCGCCCGCGTGAACATCGCCGGCGAGCTGCTCGACCTCGAGGCCGGCGGACGACTCGACGAGAACGCCGACCCCGTCGACGTCTCGAACCGCATCGTCGCTCAGTACCGGACGCTCTGGACCGAGCTCACCGGCACCGAGCAGTTCGACATCAAGGAACGCTGGCGCATCAACGACCGCGTCGAGCGCCTGAACGAGCTCGGCTTCGACATCGAGGAGCTCTCGATCCACACGACCGAGGGCGGCTCGCAGGTCCGGATCCAGCCGAAGGTCGTCGACGCCGGGCACCACCAGCGCCGACTGCTGCGCCTCACCGGGCTCGACGCCGGTGAGAACCAGGCCCGGCGCCTGCTCAACGACCTCGACTCGTACCGTGCCCGCAACGGCCGTGACGAACTCGACGAGGAGATGGTGGCGCACGAGTGGGTCTCACGGGTCTTCGAGCCCGTCGTCCGCTCGATCCCCCGTGACCTGCGCGGCCGTCTCGAACCCGCCGAGGTGTTCCACGAGCTGCTCGAGCACCGCTGGTTCATGTCCCAGCAAGAGGAGCGTTCCGTCTCCCTGCCCGAGGCCACGACCGCCTACATCAACGACGTGCTCCGACACCGTCGCGACGAGCGCCTGCTCATCAACCCGCCGACCTCGTCGATCACTGTGCCGATCCCGGTGCTGGACGACGACGCCGACGAGTCCGACGAGTCCGACGACGTCGACGACTGGCGCGCCACGGTCTGACGCGGTCTCCGCTCGGTCACGGCACCCCGCCGGGTGGGCGGCGACCGGTCGCAGACCGTCGTCTGCGGCGTCGCGCAGCGACGACTCGTGACCACACGGCGGGCACCAGCCGACGTGTCCTGACCGTTCGGGGGTCGGCAACGCGACCGCCTGGAGGCCCGTCCCGCGTCCCGGAGACCGGCGCCGGCCCTCCAGACCGTCACGCCCAGCCCCGCCGGTGGTGACGTCGGACGTCGAGCGGTCACGACACCCCGCCGGTGGTGACGTCGGACGTCGAGCGGTCACGGACCGTCACCTGCCGCGTCGCGCAGCGACGACGCGTGACCGCGCGGCAGGCACCAGCCGACGTGTCCTGACCCTTCGAGCCCGCCCCAGCCAGCACCGTGAGCAGGAATGGTCGCCTCCCGCTCGGGGAGGCGACCATTCCTGCGCACGAAGTGCTGTGACTACGCGGTGCGACGGCGCCGCGCGACCTCCCACAGGGTGACGCTCGCGGCGATGCCGGCGTTCAGGGACTCGGTGGCGCTCGAGATCGGGATCGACACGATCGCGTCACAGGTCTCGGTGACCAGGCGCGACAGGCCCTTGCCCTCGGAACCGACGACGATCACGATCGGACGGTCGGCGAGCTCGAGGCCGTCGAGCTCCACGTCACCGTCGCCGTCCAGGCCGAGGACGAACAGGCCCATCGACTTCAGCGACTTCAGGGTCTGCGTGAGGTTCGGGGCCATCGCGACGGGCGTGCGTGCCGCCGCACCGGCCGAGGTCTTCCACGCCGACGCCGTCACGCCGACCGAACGACGCTGCGGCACGATGACGCCGTGTCCGCCGAAGGCCGCGGTCGAGCGGATGATCGCACCGAGGTTGCGGGGGTCCGTGATGCCGTCGAGCGCGACGAGCAGCGGGACCTGGTCGCGCGAGAACGCCTGCTCGACGATGTCCTCGGACACGGCGTACTGGTACGCCGGCACCTTGAGGGCGACGCCCTGGTGCACGCTGTCGTGTCCGGTGATGCGGTCGAGCTCGGGGCGCATGAGCTCGATGATCGGCACGCCACGGTGGTTGGCGAGCGCGAGGATCTCCTTCACGCGGTCGTCGACCTCGATGCGCGACGCGATGTAGAGCGTCGACGACGGGGTCTTCGTCCGCAGGGCCTCGAGCACGGAGTTGCGCCCGGTCACCAGCTCGGAGTCGTCGGTCTTGCGTGCCGGCGGACGGCCCGTGCGACCCTGCGGGGTGCTCGAGGAACCGTGACGACCCTTGGCCGCCTCGAAGCGGTCCTTCGCGGCCTTGCGCTTGCCGGCGGGGTGGTACGGGCGGTCCTCGGCCTTCGGGGTCGGCTTGCGGCCCTCGAGCGCCTGGGCGCCCTGTCCGCCGGACCCGACCTGCTTGTTGCCCTTGCGACCGGTGCGGACGGCGCCGGGCCGACCCTTCTTGCTTCCCGAGACGTTCTTCATGCGTAGCTCCTGTTCGGCACTGCCGTGTTCAGGCGATGCTCCAGCGTGTTCCGGACGGCGTGTCCTCGATCGTGATGCCCGCGGCGGCGAGGTCGTCGCGCACGCGGTCGGCCGCGGTGAAGTCCCGTGCTGCCCTGGCGTCCGCGCGCTCCTGCACGAGGCGTTCGACGAGGGCGGCGAGCGGGCCTGCCGAGGTGTCGTGGCCGCCGCCCGACCAGTGGGCGGCTCGCGGGTCGATGCCGAGCACCTCCACCATCGCAGCCACCTGATGGTACGCGGTCCCGAGCGTTTCCGCATCGTCGGCGTCCAGGGCGGCGTTGCCGGTGCGCACGGTCTCGTGCAGCACGGCCAGGGCCTGGGGCACGGAGAGGTCGTCGTCCATGGCCGCGGCGAAGGCTTCGGGCACGGCCGGGGCGTCGGCGAGGTGGACGCCCTCGAGTCGGGTCTCGGCGCGCTCGAGGAACCCGGCGATGCGGTCGTACGCGGCCTCGGCCTCGGCCAGGGAACCCTCGTGGTGGTCGATCGACGAGCGGTAGTGGGCGGCACCGAGGAAGTAGCGGACGACGGCGGGACGAGCGGATCCGAGGAAGTCCGCAGCGAAGATCGAGTTGCCGAGCGACTTCGACATCTTCTGACCCTCGACCGTCACCAGGCCGTTGTGCAGCCAGTACGACGCGAACGGGTCCCCGGCGGCCGTGGACTGCGCCAGCTCGTTCTCGTGGTGCGGGAAGCGCAGGTCGAGCCCGCCGCCGTGGATGTCGAACGCCGGGCCGAGGTACCGACGGGACATCGCCGAGCACTCGATGTGCCAGCCCGGGCGGCCGGCACCCCACGGGGAGTCCCAGTTGGCCGTCGACGGCTCGCCGGGCTTCGCACCCTTCCAGAGCGCGAAGTCACGGGCGTCGCGCTTGCCACGCGGGTCGGCGTCGGCGGCCTCGACCATGTCCTCGCGCCGCTGCCGGGTGAGCACCCCGTAGTCGGACCAGCTGCCGGTGTCGAAGTAGACGTCACCCGAGCCGTCGTCGGCGGCGTAGGCGTGCCCGCGGTCGATCAGGCGCTGGATGATCTCGTGCATCTGCGGCACGCTCGCGGTGGCCCGCGGCTCGTACGTCGGGGGCAGGATGCCGAGGGCGCTGTACGCGGCGGTGAACTCGAGCTCGACCCGGTAGGCGCGGGCGAACCACTCCTCGTCCGTGCCGGCAGCCAGGTCGAGGACCTTGTCGTCGATGTCGGTGACGTTGCGCACCAGGGTCACCCGGTACCCGCGGTGGGTGAGCCACCGGCGCCAGATGTCGTAGACGAGCGCGGACCGCAGGTGCCCGATGTGCGGCGACGACTGCACCGTCGGACCACAGACGTAGACGCTCACGTGTCCGTCGACCAGGGGCACGAGGTCGACGACGGCTGCGGCGCGGGAGTCGTAGAGGCGAACGGTCACGCCTCAACCCTAATCGGCGCGGGGCCGCGGTTTCAGGAGGGACGCACGAGTGCCGTGGCGATCGCCGCGAGCCCCTCGCCACGGCCGGTGAAGCCGAGGCCGTCGGTCGTCGTGCCGGACACGGCGACGGGCGCACCGACGACCGCGGACAGGGCGTCCTGCATCTCGTCGCGGCGACGTCCGATGCGCGGCCGGTTGCCGATGACCTGCACGGTGACGGACACCGGCACGAGCCCGGCGTCCGCGAGCAGCGCGACCGCACCGCGGACGAAGACGTCGCCCGTGGCGCCGGCGTACTGCGGATCAGCGGTGCCGAAGCGTCCGCCGATGTCGCCGAGGCCCCCGGCGGAGAGCAGGGCGTCGCACACCGCGTGCGCCACCGCGTCGCCGTCGCTGTGCCCGGAGAGGCCGGGTTCGCCGGGGAAGTCGAGCAGCCCGACGCGGCAGGGCGAGGCGTCGTCGAAGGCGTGCACGTCGACCCCGAGCCCGAGCCGGACCGCGACGACGGCGTCGGGCGTCCCCGCACCGGCACCACCATTCGCCTCGGTCCGCGCCCGCACGATCGACTCGGCCCGGCCGAGGTCCCACGGCGTCGTGATCTTGAAGGCGTCGGCGTCCCCCGGCACGAACCGGACGGTGCCCCCGACGGCCTGGAACACCCCCGCGTCGTCCGTCTCGGACTGCGACGACACCGCGTACGCCCGCCGGAGTGCCGCGAGCGGGAAGCCCTGCGGCGTCTGCACCCCGACGAGCGCCGCACGGTCGACGCTCTCGACGACGACGTCACCGTCGACCCGCTTCACCGTGTCCGTGACGGGGAGCGCCGGCACGACGCCCGCACCGTCACCGGCGGCGACGGCGTCGAACACCCGCGAGAAC
Encoded here:
- a CDS encoding DUF4032 domain-containing protein encodes the protein MPDSMSITAATVDPGLLDLPWDLPLADWPDDTIVALPKGISRHLVRFVHLSGYVAAVKETGEEVARSEYEMLRTLQRMDVPCVDPVAVITNRVDADGEPLHPVLVTRHLRFSLPYRALYSQTLRPETATRLVDALALLLVRLHVIGFYWGDVSLSNTLFRRDAGAFAAYLVDAETGKLYPGGLSNGQRENDLEVARVNIAGELLDLEAGGRLDENADPVDVSNRIVAQYRTLWTELTGTEQFDIKERWRINDRVERLNELGFDIEELSIHTTEGGSQVRIQPKVVDAGHHQRRLLRLTGLDAGENQARRLLNDLDSYRARNGRDELDEEMVAHEWVSRVFEPVVRSIPRDLRGRLEPAEVFHELLEHRWFMSQQEERSVSLPEATTAYINDVLRHRRDERLLINPPTSSITVPIPVLDDDADESDESDDVDDWRATV
- the rlmB gene encoding 23S rRNA (guanosine(2251)-2'-O)-methyltransferase RlmB; its protein translation is MKNVSGSKKGRPGAVRTGRKGNKQVGSGGQGAQALEGRKPTPKAEDRPYHPAGKRKAAKDRFEAAKGRHGSSSTPQGRTGRPPARKTDDSELVTGRNSVLEALRTKTPSSTLYIASRIEVDDRVKEILALANHRGVPIIELMRPELDRITGHDSVHQGVALKVPAYQYAVSEDIVEQAFSRDQVPLLVALDGITDPRNLGAIIRSTAAFGGHGVIVPQRRSVGVTASAWKTSAGAAARTPVAMAPNLTQTLKSLKSMGLFVLGLDGDGDVELDGLELADRPIVIVVGSEGKGLSRLVTETCDAIVSIPISSATESLNAGIAASVTLWEVARRRRTA
- the cysS gene encoding cysteine--tRNA ligase, with the protein product MTVRLYDSRAAAVVDLVPLVDGHVSVYVCGPTVQSSPHIGHLRSALVYDIWRRWLTHRGYRVTLVRNVTDIDDKVLDLAAGTDEEWFARAYRVELEFTAAYSALGILPPTYEPRATASVPQMHEIIQRLIDRGHAYAADDGSGDVYFDTGSWSDYGVLTRQRREDMVEAADADPRGKRDARDFALWKGAKPGEPSTANWDSPWGAGRPGWHIECSAMSRRYLGPAFDIHGGGLDLRFPHHENELAQSTAAGDPFASYWLHNGLVTVEGQKMSKSLGNSIFAADFLGSARPAVVRYFLGAAHYRSSIDHHEGSLAEAEAAYDRIAGFLERAETRLEGVHLADAPAVPEAFAAAMDDDLSVPQALAVLHETVRTGNAALDADDAETLGTAYHQVAAMVEVLGIDPRAAHWSGGGHDTSAGPLAALVERLVQERADARAARDFTAADRVRDDLAAAGITIEDTPSGTRWSIA
- the ispD gene encoding 2-C-methyl-D-erythritol 4-phosphate cytidylyltransferase, producing the protein MNTTARTTTARFPEGVDRAVVVVAAGSGTRLGIETAKAFVPVAGSLMLARALEPLFALPSPTLVVVVAPASHLDECRQVVGSVAGAAVAYTAVVAGGTDRHGSVEAGLAVLPDSVDTVLVHDAARCLTPAAQFSRVFDAVAAGDGAGVVPALPVTDTVKRVDGDVVVESVDRAALVGVQTPQGFPLAALRRAYAVSSQSETDDAGVFQAVGGTVRFVPGDADAFKITTPWDLGRAESIVRARTEANGGAGAGTPDAVVAVRLGLGVDVHAFDDASPCRVGLLDFPGEPGLSGHSDGDAVAHAVCDALLSAGGLGDIGGRFGTADPQYAGATGDVFVRGAVALLADAGLVPVSVTVQVIGNRPRIGRRRDEMQDALSAVVGAPVAVSGTTTDGLGFTGRGEGLAAIATALVRPS